A single genomic interval of Alcaligenes sp. SDU_A2 harbors:
- a CDS encoding c-type cytochrome — translation MQTIRYPRIPASRWLALALLLISAAPAGANEPLEQGKALATSGSGGVLACATCHGSQGEGNAPAGFPFLASQGASYLAEQLENLASGKRANPIMQPIAKAMTAAQIQAVSAYYAQLPAPVDKTKLGAHVDLYPAQEQLGAWIANRGDWNNNIPACIQCHGPGGAGVGESFPALAGLPAGYIRSQLQAWRDGTRDPGPLALMGEIAKRMTDAQINATADYFATLPASLNHPAVAQGSKP, via the coding sequence ATGCAAACCATACGGTATCCTCGTATCCCGGCGAGCCGATGGCTGGCGCTTGCACTGCTGTTGATCAGTGCCGCGCCGGCCGGAGCAAACGAGCCGCTCGAACAAGGCAAAGCCTTGGCCACATCGGGCAGCGGTGGCGTCCTGGCTTGCGCTACCTGTCATGGCTCCCAGGGTGAAGGCAATGCTCCGGCCGGTTTTCCCTTTCTGGCTTCTCAGGGCGCAAGTTATCTGGCCGAACAACTGGAAAATCTGGCCTCGGGCAAGCGCGCCAACCCCATCATGCAACCCATTGCCAAGGCCATGACAGCCGCGCAGATCCAGGCCGTCTCGGCCTACTATGCACAATTGCCCGCGCCCGTCGACAAGACAAAGCTGGGTGCCCATGTGGATCTGTATCCCGCCCAGGAACAACTGGGTGCATGGATCGCCAATCGCGGCGACTGGAACAATAATATTCCTGCCTGCATTCAATGCCATGGCCCCGGCGGCGCAGGGGTAGGCGAGTCCTTCCCGGCACTGGCCGGCCTGCCTGCCGGCTATATACGCAGCCAGTTGCAGGCCTGGCGCGACGGGACACGCGACCCTGGTCCATTGGCCCTGATGGGCGAAATTGCCAAACGCATGACGGACGCCCAGATCAACGCCACGGCCGACTATTTCGCCACCCTACCCGCCAGCCTGAATCATCCTGCCGTTGCACAAGGGAGCAAGCCATGA